One segment of Nostoc flagelliforme CCNUN1 DNA contains the following:
- the mgtE gene encoding magnesium transporter, which yields MTETNNLNSTIQNVSRRELRDLVRTQLQMLLETGDLQGAKAILVPVQPADIAEAIEGLPEAMHALAFRLLSKDEAIEVYEYLDYSVQERLIEELKSQEVRDIVDQMSPDDRARLFDELPAKVVNHLLEQLSPAERQATAQLLGYEADTAGRIMTLELISLKENFTVSQALERIRNLANASEMIYYLYVMDAARRLTGIVSLRELVTSQPEQIIGEIMTRDVIFVHTDTDQEEVARLIQRYDFLAVPVVDREQRLVGIVTVDDVIDILQQETTEDIYALGGGVQSGGDNYFQMNLLEIARKRVVWLLVLLVTNTITGTIIKSQEDLLAKVVALTAFIPLLTGTGGNVGAQSSTVVIRGMNTDEIRSLGALQVIGREAIAGALLGGMLGTIATVWAYFLQGQLEVAIAVGSSLVAISLLASISGSALPFLFRYLRLDPALMSAPFITTAVDVVGVLIYFNLARVILKL from the coding sequence TTGACTGAGACAAACAATTTAAACTCTACCATCCAGAATGTCTCACGCAGGGAATTGCGAGATTTAGTGCGGACTCAGCTGCAAATGCTCCTAGAAACAGGAGACTTGCAGGGAGCAAAAGCTATTCTCGTACCTGTGCAGCCTGCGGATATTGCCGAGGCGATTGAGGGTTTGCCAGAAGCGATGCACGCTTTGGCTTTTCGCTTGCTTTCTAAGGATGAGGCTATCGAGGTTTATGAATATCTCGACTACAGTGTTCAAGAGCGGTTAATCGAGGAACTTAAAAGTCAGGAAGTCCGTGATATTGTCGATCAAATGTCGCCGGATGACCGAGCTAGGTTATTTGATGAATTACCTGCAAAAGTTGTCAATCATCTGCTAGAACAACTGAGTCCAGCAGAACGCCAAGCTACAGCCCAACTATTGGGTTATGAAGCTGATACTGCTGGGCGAATCATGACGCTAGAGTTAATCTCGCTGAAAGAAAACTTTACAGTATCTCAAGCTCTAGAGCGAATTCGCAACTTAGCTAATGCCAGTGAGATGATTTATTATCTTTATGTCATGGATGCGGCAAGGCGCTTAACGGGGATTGTATCGTTACGGGAGTTGGTGACTTCTCAGCCTGAGCAAATTATTGGCGAAATTATGACGCGTGATGTGATATTCGTCCACACTGATACAGATCAGGAAGAAGTCGCGAGATTAATCCAAAGATATGACTTTCTGGCTGTGCCTGTGGTAGATCGGGAACAGCGTTTAGTAGGTATTGTCACTGTCGATGATGTGATTGATATTCTGCAACAGGAAACCACCGAAGATATCTACGCCTTGGGTGGTGGTGTGCAGTCGGGAGGCGACAACTATTTTCAGATGAATTTACTGGAAATTGCTCGGAAGCGGGTTGTGTGGTTGTTGGTTTTACTTGTAACCAATACCATTACAGGAACGATTATTAAGTCGCAAGAAGACCTTTTAGCAAAAGTGGTGGCACTGACAGCGTTTATCCCTTTGCTGACTGGTACTGGTGGTAACGTGGGTGCCCAGTCTTCTACAGTGGTGATTCGCGGGATGAATACCGATGAAATTCGATCGCTTGGCGCATTGCAGGTAATTGGCCGGGAGGCGATCGCAGGTGCATTATTAGGAGGAATGTTAGGTACGATCGCGACTGTCTGGGCTTATTTTCTGCAAGGACAATTAGAAGTAGCGATCGCTGTTGGCAGTAGTCTGGTAGCTATTTCTCTTTTAGCTTCTATCTCCGGTTCAGCATTGCCGTTTCTATTCCGCTACCTCCGTTTAGATCCGGCATTAATGTCAGCACCCTTCATTACCACAGCAGTTGATGTTGTGGGCGTTTTGATTTACTTCAATTTGGCGCGGGTAATTTTAAAGTTATGA
- a CDS encoding SDR family oxidoreductase, whose protein sequence is MAESKEQTLQPPQQQEAPGVESEMTPKPKSDDAQYRGSGKLQDKVALITGADSGIGRAVAIAFAKEGADVAILYLNEHDDAKETKHLVEKQGRRAVTIAGDIGNETFCQQAIQQTVGEFGKLDILINNAAEQHPKETIEEITEEQLERTFRTNIFSMFFMTKAALKHLQAGSSIVNTTSVTAYKGSPQLLDYSSTKGAIVAFTRSLSKNLVSKGIRVNAVAPGPIWTPLIPSTFPEEKVETFGKQVPMQRAGQPEEVAPSYVYLASDDASYVSGQVLHVNGGDVVNG, encoded by the coding sequence ATGGCTGAATCAAAAGAGCAAACATTACAACCACCACAGCAGCAAGAAGCACCAGGTGTTGAATCAGAAATGACGCCAAAACCCAAATCAGATGATGCCCAGTATCGGGGTAGTGGCAAGCTACAAGATAAAGTAGCATTGATTACGGGTGCAGATAGTGGTATTGGTCGTGCTGTAGCGATCGCATTTGCTAAAGAAGGTGCAGATGTGGCGATTCTTTACCTCAATGAACACGACGATGCCAAAGAAACAAAACATTTGGTAGAAAAACAAGGGCGTCGTGCAGTAACCATTGCAGGCGATATTGGAAATGAAACTTTTTGTCAGCAAGCTATCCAACAAACAGTTGGTGAGTTTGGCAAACTCGATATTCTCATCAACAACGCCGCCGAACAACATCCAAAAGAAACTATCGAAGAAATCACCGAAGAACAACTAGAGCGAACTTTCCGCACTAATATATTTTCGATGTTTTTCATGACTAAGGCTGCACTCAAGCATCTACAAGCAGGCAGTTCTATCGTCAATACTACATCGGTAACAGCTTATAAAGGTAGCCCACAGTTACTAGATTATTCCTCTACAAAAGGTGCGATCGTTGCTTTTACTCGCTCCTTATCCAAAAATTTAGTATCCAAAGGAATTCGCGTTAATGCTGTCGCACCAGGGCCAATTTGGACACCTTTAATTCCTTCAACTTTTCCCGAAGAGAAAGTTGAAACTTTTGGTAAACAAGTACCAATGCAACGAGCCGGACAACCAGAAGAAGTTGCTCCTAGCTACGTATATTTAGCCTCTGATGATGCTTCTTATGTCTCTGGACAAGTGTTACATGTCAATGGTGGAGATGTTGTCAATGGTTAA
- a CDS encoding peptide ligase PGM1-related protein produces the protein MAILNVSESEQVEKFHHLQLTLSDRWKTSESFDNNEADILIIPSLSLDQRELRKIEGCEHYEERLLFSLIRLQNPRTRLVYVTSVPLHPSIIDYYLQLLPGIPFSHARNRLLLLSTYDSSLKPLSQKILERPRLLKRIHEALRLDKSFMICYNSSHWEGELSVKLGVPLYAAAPDLQIWGTKSGSRKIFAESGVPHPDGSEKIWNHTDLAEATSDLWERQPTLKRVVVKLNEGISGEGNALLDLRPIENLAPGKGTHAERVEAISDRFSTMRFQAKLETWDNFSGRIPELGAITEAFVEGEIKRSPSVQGRITPTGEVEILSTHDQILGGPDGQIYLGCSFPADERYRLQLQQLGLQVGRKLAEKGTLERFGVDFIAVDKGNGNWDIQAIEINLRKGGTTHPFMTLKLLTNGRYDLSTGLFYSQQGRPKYYIATDNLQKERYQGLLPNDLMDIIAHHRLHFDSGTETGTVFHLMGCLSQFGKLGLTSIGDSPQQAQDIYNKVVKVLDEETRSENRELSAISDYSFPVAWDEYS, from the coding sequence ATGGCAATACTAAATGTTTCCGAGTCAGAGCAGGTTGAAAAGTTTCACCACTTACAATTAACCCTGAGCGATCGCTGGAAAACGAGCGAGTCATTTGACAATAATGAAGCGGATATTTTAATTATTCCCTCCCTGAGTCTCGACCAGCGCGAACTCCGAAAGATCGAAGGCTGCGAACATTATGAAGAAAGATTACTATTTTCCTTAATTCGGTTGCAAAATCCCCGAACTCGGCTGGTTTATGTAACATCAGTACCATTGCATCCTAGTATCATTGATTATTATCTGCAATTGTTGCCAGGAATTCCCTTTTCTCATGCTCGCAACCGTTTGCTGCTACTTTCTACTTATGATTCCTCGCTTAAACCCCTGAGTCAAAAGATTTTAGAACGCCCCCGCCTGCTAAAGCGGATTCATGAAGCTTTGAGGCTAGATAAATCATTTATGATTTGCTACAACTCTTCGCACTGGGAAGGCGAATTGTCTGTAAAATTGGGTGTACCTTTGTATGCTGCCGCACCAGATTTACAGATATGGGGAACAAAAAGTGGCAGTCGGAAAATCTTCGCCGAAAGTGGAGTACCGCATCCAGATGGTAGCGAAAAAATTTGGAACCACACAGATTTAGCAGAAGCTACCAGTGATTTGTGGGAACGACAACCGACATTAAAACGGGTAGTAGTAAAACTCAACGAAGGCATTTCGGGAGAGGGAAATGCATTGCTGGATCTTAGACCGATTGAGAATTTAGCACCAGGTAAAGGTACTCATGCCGAAAGGGTAGAGGCAATTAGCGACCGCTTTTCAACAATGCGCTTTCAAGCAAAGCTTGAGACTTGGGATAATTTTTCGGGAAGAATCCCTGAGTTGGGGGCAATTACCGAAGCATTTGTGGAAGGTGAAATTAAGCGATCGCCCAGTGTCCAAGGACGGATCACACCCACTGGTGAAGTGGAAATCCTTTCAACCCACGACCAAATTCTCGGAGGCCCAGACGGTCAGATTTATCTTGGTTGTAGCTTTCCGGCTGATGAAAGATATCGATTGCAATTACAGCAATTGGGGTTACAAGTTGGCAGAAAGTTAGCAGAGAAAGGCACTTTAGAGCGATTTGGTGTAGATTTTATCGCCGTTGACAAAGGTAATGGAAATTGGGATATTCAGGCGATTGAAATTAACCTGCGTAAAGGCGGTACAACTCATCCATTCATGACCTTGAAATTATTAACGAACGGTCGCTATGACCTTTCCACGGGATTATTTTATAGTCAGCAAGGTCGTCCAAAATATTACATAGCCACTGATAATCTACAAAAAGAGCGCTATCAAGGATTATTACCTAATGATTTGATGGATATTATTGCTCATCACAGACTGCACTTTGACAGTGGTACAGAAACGGGTACAGTGTTTCATCTGATGGGTTGCCTTTCGCAGTTTGGCAAGTTGGGATTAACCAGCATCGGTGATTCCCCGCAACAAGCACAAGATATTTATAACAAAGTCGTCAAAGTCCTGGATGAAGAAACCCGCAGCGAAAATCGTGAATTATCGGCGATTTCAGATTATTCTTTTCCCGTGGCTTGGGATGAATATAGCTGA
- a CDS encoding SAM hydrolase/SAM-dependent halogenase family protein — protein MPKKQTSQQRLLTLLSDFGDHDVYVGIMKGVIAQINSRLTVVDLTHQIPPQDIAAARFSLMNAYSYFPVGTVHVAVVDPGVGSKRRAIAVEFAQGFLVGPDNGIFSGVLSQSPAIAAVELTNLNYWRTPQPSKTFHGRDIFAPVGASLASGVPLKELGQEIDPASLVKLDIGGCKQTTTGVVGCIQYIDHFGNLVSNIAGSYVQGKTWSVQAAGLSIPSCETYNDVKVGEIIALVGSHGWVEIAINSGNAHSKLQLDSQDTLQVVLT, from the coding sequence ATGCCTAAGAAGCAGACAAGTCAACAACGACTCCTAACTTTACTAAGCGATTTTGGCGATCACGATGTTTATGTAGGCATAATGAAGGGTGTCATAGCCCAAATCAACTCCAGACTGACGGTGGTAGACTTAACGCACCAAATTCCACCGCAAGACATAGCCGCAGCCAGATTTTCACTGATGAATGCTTATTCCTATTTCCCAGTTGGGACAGTGCATGTGGCAGTAGTAGATCCGGGTGTGGGAAGCAAGCGACGAGCGATCGCAGTAGAATTTGCTCAAGGGTTTCTCGTAGGCCCAGATAATGGTATTTTTAGCGGGGTACTCAGTCAAAGTCCGGCGATCGCAGCCGTCGAACTTACAAATCTTAACTATTGGCGAACTCCTCAACCAAGCAAGACTTTTCACGGTAGAGATATCTTTGCACCAGTGGGAGCTAGTCTTGCTAGTGGTGTCCCCCTTAAAGAGCTAGGACAAGAAATTGATCCAGCAAGTTTGGTAAAACTGGATATAGGCGGGTGCAAGCAAACAACCACTGGTGTAGTGGGTTGCATTCAATATATTGACCACTTTGGCAATTTAGTGAGCAATATTGCAGGAAGTTATGTACAAGGCAAAACTTGGTCTGTGCAAGCTGCTGGGTTGAGTATACCAAGCTGTGAAACTTACAATGATGTCAAGGTGGGAGAGATAATAGCTTTAGTTGGTAGTCACGGCTGGGTAGAAATTGCCATTAATAGCGGCAATGCTCACTCAAAATTGCAGTTAGATTCACAAGATACGCTTCAAGTTGTGCTAACTTAA
- the pirA gene encoding arginine synthesis PII-interacting regulator PirA, whose amino-acid sequence MNQNRLQSGRKTQEAHRENIQKSLEHRLQVARAKGDEQLIRQLEAEMRYSS is encoded by the coding sequence ATGAATCAAAATAGACTACAAAGTGGCAGAAAAACACAAGAAGCTCACAGAGAGAATATTCAAAAAAGCCTAGAACATCGCTTGCAAGTAGCCAGAGCAAAGGGCGACGAACAGCTGATTCGTCAACTGGAAGCTGAAATGAGGTATTCCAGCTAA
- a CDS encoding Uma2 family endonuclease translates to MSESIILTDAGLLPEDLLPDVSHLVTEDDEPLDNLPSEKQQRLLTETLYSSWNGPSNAQGFLVAANVGLFPSNKQPPIVPDVFLSLDVQVADNWWERRHRSYFFWDFGKPPEVVIEIVSNREGNETGRKILEYARMRVMYYIIFDPTRQLGGEVLQMYELRGRQYIPMSEQWLTEVELGLCLWEGAYEGKRDVWLRWCDTTGNVIPTGAERAEQERLRAEQECLRAEQEREAKETALQRAERLAAQLRALGVEPEV, encoded by the coding sequence ATGAGTGAATCTATCATCTTGACAGACGCTGGCTTATTACCAGAAGATTTGTTACCAGATGTTAGTCATCTGGTGACAGAGGACGATGAACCCTTGGATAATCTGCCATCTGAAAAACAACAACGCCTGCTGACAGAAACACTTTACAGTTCTTGGAACGGGCCTAGTAATGCCCAAGGGTTTCTCGTGGCTGCCAATGTGGGGTTATTTCCCAGTAACAAACAACCGCCGATTGTGCCTGATGTATTTTTGAGCCTGGATGTACAAGTAGCTGATAACTGGTGGGAAAGACGGCATCGCTCTTATTTCTTCTGGGATTTTGGTAAACCGCCAGAGGTAGTGATTGAAATTGTTTCAAATCGAGAAGGCAATGAAACAGGACGAAAAATCTTAGAGTATGCCAGGATGCGGGTAATGTACTACATTATCTTTGATCCAACTCGACAACTTGGTGGTGAAGTTCTACAGATGTACGAGTTGCGTGGGCGGCAATATATACCTATGAGTGAGCAATGGCTGACTGAAGTTGAGCTAGGTTTATGTTTGTGGGAAGGTGCGTATGAAGGTAAGCGGGATGTTTGGCTGAGGTGGTGTGACACTACGGGTAATGTAATTCCTACTGGTGCAGAACGAGCCGAACAAGAACGTTTACGAGCCGAACAAGAATGCTTACGAGCCGAACAAGAGCGAGAAGCTAAAGAAACTGCTCTGCAACGAGCTGAACGCTTGGCAGCACAGTTACGAGCGTTGGGTGTTGAGCCAGAAGTATGA
- the aspS gene encoding aspartate--tRNA ligase, giving the protein MRTHYCGELRKEHIGETVTFYGWIDRRRDHGGVIFLDLRDRSGIVQIVSDPQRTPDSYEQANALRNEYVVEITGRVTQRPEESLNTRIPTGEVEIYADKIQLLNAVRKQLPFQVSVADTETVREDLRLKYRYLDLRRERMAQNLQLRHQIVKAMRRYLEDLEGFIEVETPILTRSTPEGARDYVLPSRVNPGEWYALPQSPQLFKQLLMVSGLDRYYQIARCFRDEDLRADRQPEFTQLDMEMSFMSQEEIIELNENLVCHIFKTVKGIELQRPFPRLTYAEGMERYGSDKPDTRYGLELVDVSDIVKDSGFKVFRDTVTNGGIVKILPIPNGNDVISNVRIKPGGDLFKEASEAGAKGLAYIRVRDDGEIDTIGAIKDNLSEEQKQEILRRTGAKAGHLLLFGAGDAATVNKTLDRLRQAIAKEFNLIDPEKINLLWITDFPMFEWNADEKRLEALHHPFTAPHPDDLSDLKTARAQAYDLVLNGVEVGGGSLRIYQREIQQQVFEAIGLSPEEAQSKFGFLLEAFEYGTPPHGGIAYGLDRLVMLLAGEESIRDVIAFPKTQQARCLLTDAPSSVDAKQLKELHVASTYKPKS; this is encoded by the coding sequence ATGCGAACTCACTATTGCGGCGAACTCCGAAAAGAACATATTGGAGAAACTGTTACCTTTTACGGATGGATAGACCGTCGCCGCGATCACGGTGGTGTGATATTTTTAGATTTACGCGATCGCTCTGGAATTGTCCAAATCGTCAGCGATCCGCAACGCACCCCAGACTCTTATGAGCAGGCGAACGCCCTGCGAAATGAATATGTTGTCGAAATCACTGGTAGGGTAACACAACGTCCCGAAGAATCGTTGAATACCCGCATCCCAACAGGCGAGGTAGAAATCTACGCCGATAAAATTCAACTCCTGAATGCTGTTCGCAAACAGTTACCTTTCCAAGTTTCGGTAGCTGACACCGAGACAGTGCGGGAAGACTTGCGGCTGAAATATCGCTATTTGGATTTGCGACGCGAACGCATGGCGCAAAATTTGCAACTGCGTCATCAAATTGTCAAAGCCATGCGTCGTTATCTGGAAGATTTGGAAGGTTTTATCGAAGTCGAAACCCCAATACTTACCCGTTCTACCCCAGAAGGGGCGCGGGATTATGTTCTACCCAGTCGCGTTAATCCTGGTGAGTGGTATGCTTTGCCGCAATCACCCCAGCTATTTAAACAATTGCTGATGGTATCTGGCTTAGATAGATATTATCAGATTGCGCGTTGCTTTCGTGACGAAGATTTACGCGCCGACAGGCAACCGGAATTCACCCAGTTGGACATGGAAATGAGCTTCATGTCCCAAGAAGAAATTATCGAACTGAATGAAAACTTAGTTTGCCATATCTTCAAAACAGTTAAAGGCATTGAGTTACAGCGCCCTTTCCCCCGTCTAACTTACGCTGAGGGGATGGAACGCTACGGTAGTGATAAACCAGATACACGCTATGGTTTGGAATTAGTTGATGTCTCAGATATTGTCAAAGACTCTGGTTTCAAAGTCTTTCGAGACACTGTTACTAATGGTGGTATCGTCAAAATCCTGCCCATTCCCAACGGTAACGATGTAATTTCTAATGTCCGCATTAAACCAGGCGGTGACTTATTTAAAGAAGCCAGCGAAGCCGGTGCTAAAGGTTTAGCTTATATCCGCGTCAGAGATGATGGCGAAATTGATACCATTGGCGCGATTAAAGACAACTTAAGCGAAGAACAAAAACAAGAAATTTTACGCCGTACAGGTGCTAAAGCTGGACATTTGTTATTGTTTGGGGCTGGTGATGCTGCTACAGTTAATAAGACATTAGATAGATTACGGCAAGCGATCGCTAAAGAATTTAACTTAATTGATCCAGAAAAAATCAACTTGCTCTGGATTACAGATTTCCCAATGTTCGAGTGGAATGCTGACGAAAAGCGTCTAGAAGCATTGCACCACCCGTTTACAGCACCACATCCTGATGATTTGAGCGATTTAAAGACTGCACGCGCCCAAGCTTACGACTTGGTACTCAACGGCGTAGAAGTTGGCGGCGGAAGTCTGCGGATTTATCAGCGAGAAATTCAACAGCAAGTGTTTGAAGCAATTGGTTTATCTCCTGAAGAAGCACAAAGTAAATTTGGCTTTCTCTTAGAAGCATTTGAATATGGTACACCACCGCATGGTGGCATCGCCTACGGTTTAGATCGTTTGGTAATGTTGCTAGCTGGAGAAGAATCTATTCGAGATGTCATTGCTTTTCCGAAAACACAACAAGCACGTTGTTTGTTAACAGATGCACCTTCGAGTGTAGATGCTAAACAATTGAAAGAATTGCACGTTGCTTCGACTTATAAACCAAAGTCTTAG
- a CDS encoding type II toxin-antitoxin system HicA family toxin, translated as MSKLPSWTGREVITALKKAGFEVARIRGSHHFLIHSDGRRTVVPVHSGETIGSGLLAQILRDCQFSRDEFRELL; from the coding sequence ATGAGCAAGCTACCGAGTTGGACTGGACGGGAAGTAATTACAGCTTTAAAAAAAGCAGGTTTTGAGGTAGCAAGAATCCGAGGTAGTCACCATTTTTTGATACACAGTGATGGTCGTCGAACTGTTGTTCCAGTGCATTCTGGTGAAACAATTGGTTCTGGTTTGTTAGCACAGATACTCCGTGACTGTCAGTTCAGCCGTGATGAATTCCGGGAACTATTGTAA
- a CDS encoding type II toxin-antitoxin system HicB family antitoxin — protein MTREFNVIIERDSEGYFVASVPNLAGCHTQAKSLDELIERIKEAIELCLEVEQENAEALEFIGVQRVSVQV, from the coding sequence ATGACCAGAGAATTTAACGTCATTATAGAACGCGACTCTGAGGGTTATTTTGTTGCCTCCGTGCCTAATCTTGCTGGATGTCACACCCAAGCCAAATCTCTAGACGAACTTATAGAGCGGATTAAAGAAGCTATTGAACTTTGTTTAGAGGTTGAACAAGAAAACGCCGAAGCATTAGAGTTTATTGGTGTGCAGAGGGTTTCTGTTCAAGTATGA
- a CDS encoding DUF29 domain-containing protein — MNNQLYEQDFNLWRESIIEQIKEHRFNDIDWEHLLIELEDMGKSEKRSFISNLTILIAHLLKLTVQSDAPEMMKGSWYSSVTEHRFRVKKDLEENPSFKNYITEVISQAYADARKLAIKESKKAKLGVRQPTDAEYPLDCPFLIEQLLNEDFYGEND; from the coding sequence ATGAACAATCAACTGTACGAACAAGATTTTAATCTGTGGCGAGAAAGCATTATTGAGCAGATTAAAGAACATCGTTTTAATGACATAGATTGGGAGCATTTGCTTATAGAATTAGAAGACATGGGAAAGTCAGAGAAACGGTCATTTATTAGTAATTTAACAATTTTGATTGCTCATTTACTCAAGTTAACCGTTCAATCTGATGCTCCTGAAATGATGAAAGGAAGCTGGTATAGTTCTGTTACAGAACATCGTTTTCGAGTAAAAAAGGATTTGGAAGAAAATCCTTCTTTTAAAAACTATATTACTGAAGTTATTTCTCAAGCCTATGCCGATGCTCGTAAACTGGCAATCAAAGAAAGTAAAAAAGCTAAATTAGGAGTGAGACAACCAACGGACGCAGAATATCCTCTCGATTGTCCTTTTCTGATAGAACAGTTATTAAATGAAGATTTTTATGGAGAGAATGATTAA
- a CDS encoding chloramphenicol phosphotransferase CPT family protein — MGQTQELGQIIILNGAPRSGKSSIVAVIQETFDGLWMNLGVDRFMQMTPPRYLPGIGLRPGGERQDIEPLVPILYSAMYESIAAHSRLGLNVVVDVGHHDAYAIPRDILSDSARRLNGLPVLFVGVRCPIEIIMERRQKTRGKVGSAAYSLMPHPVELWQREVHIPGIYDLEVDTSLLSPGACAEIIRQHLADIPAPSAFQRLAAHHT, encoded by the coding sequence ATGGGGCAGACACAGGAGCTAGGACAGATTATCATCCTGAATGGTGCCCCACGATCAGGGAAGTCAAGCATTGTTGCAGTTATCCAGGAGACATTTGATGGTCTGTGGATGAACTTGGGTGTCGATAGGTTTATGCAAATGACTCCCCCACGATACCTGCCTGGGATCGGTCTGCGGCCAGGGGGAGAACGCCAGGACATCGAACCCCTTGTTCCCATTCTGTACAGCGCCATGTATGAGTCTATCGCCGCCCACAGCCGCTTGGGTCTGAATGTCGTGGTTGATGTCGGACACCATGACGCCTACGCAATACCACGGGACATTCTGTCCGATAGTGCGCGGCGTTTGAACGGATTGCCAGTCTTGTTTGTAGGCGTTCGTTGCCCCATTGAGATTATTATGGAACGGCGACAAAAGACGAGGGGGAAAGTGGGAAGTGCAGCCTACTCGTTAATGCCACATCCGGTTGAGTTATGGCAACGTGAAGTTCACATCCCTGGCATCTATGATCTTGAAGTCGATACCTCGTTGTTAAGCCCAGGTGCGTGTGCCGAGATTATACGCCAGCACCTCGCAGATATTCCAGCACCGTCAGCATTCCAACGACTCGCTGCACACCATACTTAA